A genome region from Hevea brasiliensis isolate MT/VB/25A 57/8 chromosome 9, ASM3005281v1, whole genome shotgun sequence includes the following:
- the LOC110660063 gene encoding putative recombination initiation defects 3 isoform X3, producing MKLKINKACDINSISVLPPQSRRLSTLPTGLQTSQLRPHPSQQSFSQGISSQPGMLSQLSQTSFDESLTNDQRFNLQERQNSVKKTACLPSVSYASEESQMPISRSTTNLLRKWNSVSVPDHKCQINEELEHRIGMVETSLNKFGMILGSVQSDVMQVNKGTKEVSLEMEGMRQKLIVLDTSLQLMATTCDLKTSSQNSPSITVLPPKVTGSYTTPQRKPEPLRNPAMPPMPCGQATVCPKIEMGAWNTVRPEQATFTQMASHMEQKSKRVSSFQKEKQCVIIESDEEIDGVFSCLIDDKKTGIGNYMIGEATEESERILRKARRRKRKHCNLIIIN from the exons ATGAAGTTGAAGATCAACAAAGCCTGCGATATCAACTCCATTTCGGTCCTTCCTCCTCAATCAAG GAGACTGAGTACTCTACCAACTGGACTACAAACATCACAGCTTAGACCACATCCATCGCAACAATCATTTTCACAGGGGATTTCATCGCAGCCTGGCATGCTTTCTCAGCTCTCTCAAACCTCTTTTGATGAATCTCTGACAAATGACCAG AGATTTAATTTGCAAGAGCGGCAGAACTCTGTGAAGAAGACAGCTTGCTTGCCCTCAGTTAGCTATGCAAGTGAAGAGAGTCAAATGCCAATCTCAAGATCTACTACCAATTTATTGCGTAAATGGAATTCCGTATCTGTTCCAGATCATAAAT GTCAGATAAATGAAGAACTTGAGCACCGGATTGGAATGGTGGAAACTTCATTGAACAAGTTTGGAATGATCTTGGGTTCTGTTCAGAGTGATGTCATGCAAGTAAACAAGGGAACAAAAGAAGTATCACTGGAGA TGGAAGGCATGCGACAGAAGTTGATTGTCCTTGACACCTCACTGCAGCTAATG GCAACAACTTGCGACCTGAAAACTTCCAGCCAAAATAGCCCGTCGATTACTGTGCTTCCACCAAAG GTTACTGGCAGTTACACCACTCCACAAAGAAAGCCGGAGCCTCTTAGGAA TCCAGCCATGCCTCCAATGccatgtgggcaagcaacagtgTGTCCAAAGATAGAAATGGGAGCTTGGAACACTGTAAGGCCAGAACAAGCTACATTCACGCAAATGGCATCCCACATGGAACAGAAAAGCAAACGAGTTTCTTCTTTTCAAAAG GAAAAACAATGTGTTATCATCGAATCAGATGAGGAGATTGATGGAGTTTTTTCATGCTTGATTGATGATAAGAAAACAG GCATTGGAAACTACATGATTGGTGAAGCAACAGAAGAGTCGGAGCGAATTCTGAGAAAAGCAAGGAGGAGAAAGAGAAAACACTGtaatctaataattattaattga
- the LOC110660063 gene encoding putative recombination initiation defects 3 isoform X1 has translation MKLKINKACDINSISVLPPQSRRLSTLPTGLQTSQLRPHPSQQSFSQGISSQPGMLSQLSQTSFDESLTNDQRFNLQERQNSVKKTACLPSVSYASEESQMPISRSTTNLLRKWNSVSVPDHKCQINEELEHRIGMVETSLNKFGMILGSVQSDVMQVNKGTKEVSLEMEGMRQKLIVLDTSLQLMIKGQEDAKFSLNENFKSISDRLSKDIYQEKLQQIFSVLSALPKQMEASLLKLQNELCMTFTKVITQATTCDLKTSSQNSPSITVLPPKVTGSYTTPQRKPEPLRNPAMPPMPCGQATVCPKIEMGAWNTVRPEQATFTQMASHMEQKSKRVSSFQKEKQCVIIESDEEIDGVFSCLIDDKKTGIGNYMIGEATEESERILRKARRRKRKHCNLIIIN, from the exons ATGAAGTTGAAGATCAACAAAGCCTGCGATATCAACTCCATTTCGGTCCTTCCTCCTCAATCAAG GAGACTGAGTACTCTACCAACTGGACTACAAACATCACAGCTTAGACCACATCCATCGCAACAATCATTTTCACAGGGGATTTCATCGCAGCCTGGCATGCTTTCTCAGCTCTCTCAAACCTCTTTTGATGAATCTCTGACAAATGACCAG AGATTTAATTTGCAAGAGCGGCAGAACTCTGTGAAGAAGACAGCTTGCTTGCCCTCAGTTAGCTATGCAAGTGAAGAGAGTCAAATGCCAATCTCAAGATCTACTACCAATTTATTGCGTAAATGGAATTCCGTATCTGTTCCAGATCATAAAT GTCAGATAAATGAAGAACTTGAGCACCGGATTGGAATGGTGGAAACTTCATTGAACAAGTTTGGAATGATCTTGGGTTCTGTTCAGAGTGATGTCATGCAAGTAAACAAGGGAACAAAAGAAGTATCACTGGAGA TGGAAGGCATGCGACAGAAGTTGATTGTCCTTGACACCTCACTGCAGCTAATG ATCAAGGGACAAGAAGACGCTAAATTTAGCCTCAATGAGAACTTTAAATCTATATCTGATCGCCTGAGCAAGGATATATATCAAGAAAAATTACAGCAGATTTTTTCGGTGCTTTCTGCCCTACCAAAGCAGATGGAAGCTTCTCTGCTGAAATTACAAAATGAACTCTGCATGACCTTCACCAAAGTGATCACGCAG GCAACAACTTGCGACCTGAAAACTTCCAGCCAAAATAGCCCGTCGATTACTGTGCTTCCACCAAAG GTTACTGGCAGTTACACCACTCCACAAAGAAAGCCGGAGCCTCTTAGGAA TCCAGCCATGCCTCCAATGccatgtgggcaagcaacagtgTGTCCAAAGATAGAAATGGGAGCTTGGAACACTGTAAGGCCAGAACAAGCTACATTCACGCAAATGGCATCCCACATGGAACAGAAAAGCAAACGAGTTTCTTCTTTTCAAAAG GAAAAACAATGTGTTATCATCGAATCAGATGAGGAGATTGATGGAGTTTTTTCATGCTTGATTGATGATAAGAAAACAG GCATTGGAAACTACATGATTGGTGAAGCAACAGAAGAGTCGGAGCGAATTCTGAGAAAAGCAAGGAGGAGAAAGAGAAAACACTGtaatctaataattattaattga
- the LOC110660063 gene encoding putative recombination initiation defects 3 isoform X2, with the protein MKLKINKACDINSISVLPPQSRRLSTLPTGLQTSQLRPHPSQQSFSQGISSQPGMLSQLSQTSFDESLTNDQRFNLQERQNSVKKTACLPSVSYASEESQMPISRSTTNLLRKWNSVSVPDHKCQINEELEHRIGMVETSLNKFGMILGSVQSDVMQVNKGTKEVSLEMEGMRQKLIVLDTSLQLMIKGQEDAKFSLNENFKSISDRLSKDIYQEKLQQIFSVLSALPKQMEASLLKLQNELCMTFTKVITQATTCDLKTSSQNSPSITVLPPKVTGSYTTPQRKPEPLRNPAMPPMPCGQATVCPKIEMGAWNTVRPEQATFTQMASHMEQKSKRVSSFQKEKQCVIIESDEEIDGVFSCLIDDKKTELLSCHLSESG; encoded by the exons ATGAAGTTGAAGATCAACAAAGCCTGCGATATCAACTCCATTTCGGTCCTTCCTCCTCAATCAAG GAGACTGAGTACTCTACCAACTGGACTACAAACATCACAGCTTAGACCACATCCATCGCAACAATCATTTTCACAGGGGATTTCATCGCAGCCTGGCATGCTTTCTCAGCTCTCTCAAACCTCTTTTGATGAATCTCTGACAAATGACCAG AGATTTAATTTGCAAGAGCGGCAGAACTCTGTGAAGAAGACAGCTTGCTTGCCCTCAGTTAGCTATGCAAGTGAAGAGAGTCAAATGCCAATCTCAAGATCTACTACCAATTTATTGCGTAAATGGAATTCCGTATCTGTTCCAGATCATAAAT GTCAGATAAATGAAGAACTTGAGCACCGGATTGGAATGGTGGAAACTTCATTGAACAAGTTTGGAATGATCTTGGGTTCTGTTCAGAGTGATGTCATGCAAGTAAACAAGGGAACAAAAGAAGTATCACTGGAGA TGGAAGGCATGCGACAGAAGTTGATTGTCCTTGACACCTCACTGCAGCTAATG ATCAAGGGACAAGAAGACGCTAAATTTAGCCTCAATGAGAACTTTAAATCTATATCTGATCGCCTGAGCAAGGATATATATCAAGAAAAATTACAGCAGATTTTTTCGGTGCTTTCTGCCCTACCAAAGCAGATGGAAGCTTCTCTGCTGAAATTACAAAATGAACTCTGCATGACCTTCACCAAAGTGATCACGCAG GCAACAACTTGCGACCTGAAAACTTCCAGCCAAAATAGCCCGTCGATTACTGTGCTTCCACCAAAG GTTACTGGCAGTTACACCACTCCACAAAGAAAGCCGGAGCCTCTTAGGAA TCCAGCCATGCCTCCAATGccatgtgggcaagcaacagtgTGTCCAAAGATAGAAATGGGAGCTTGGAACACTGTAAGGCCAGAACAAGCTACATTCACGCAAATGGCATCCCACATGGAACAGAAAAGCAAACGAGTTTCTTCTTTTCAAAAG GAAAAACAATGTGTTATCATCGAATCAGATGAGGAGATTGATGGAGTTTTTTCATGCTTGATTGATGATAAGAAAACAG AGCTATTAAGCTGCCATTTGTCAGAATCTGGGTGA